One window from the genome of Pelobates fuscus isolate aPelFus1 chromosome 13, aPelFus1.pri, whole genome shotgun sequence encodes:
- the RAB25 gene encoding ras-related protein Rab-25, with product MNSGDDEYNFVFKVVLIGESGVGKTNLLSRFTRNEFNHDSRTTIGVEFSTRTLTVDGHLVKAQIWDTAGLERYRAITSAYYRGAVGALLVYDITKHQTYDSVERWLKELYDHADASIVVMLVGNKCDLAEASREVPSEEAKMYADGNGLLFIETSALDSTNVEVAFETILRDVYQKVLKSKGGTPKDSTVVLSNEASQNQSAAPPSGAGQSCCRNI from the exons tggtccttattgGAGAATCTGGAGTGGGTAAAACTAACCTCCTCTCTCGCTTTACAAGAAATGAGTTTAACCATGACAGTCGTACCACCATTGGAGTGGAATTCTCCACTCGCACGTTGACCGTTGATGGACATCTGGTGAAGGCCCAGATTTGGGACACAGCGGGCCTGGAACGGTACAGAGCTATCACGTCTGC GTATTACCGGGGAGCAGTCGGAGCTCTCCTGGTCTATGACATTACCAAGCACCAGACCTATGACAGTGTGGAGCGGTGGCTGAAGGAGCTGTACGACCACGCCGATGCCAGCATCGTGGTAATGTTGGTCGGCAACAAGTGTGATCTGGCAGAGGCCTCACGGGAGGTACCTTCTGAGGAAGCCAAGATGTATGCAG ATGGCAATGGATTGCTGTTTATCGAAACATCAGCGCTTGATTCAACCAATGTGGAAGTAGCCTTTGAAACTATCCTGAGGG ATGTGTACCAGAAGGTTTTAAAGAGCAAAGGAGGCACTCCAAAGGACTCCACCGTCGTACTGTCTAATGAGGCATCTCAAAATCAGTCTGCAGCCCCTCCGTCAGGAGCTGGTCAATCCTGCTGCAGAAATATCTAA